The genomic window CATTACTGAATCGGTTGAGGAGACAATAGCGCTCGGCAAAGAAGTCGCACAGCGGCTGAACCCGGGTGATGTCGTATACCTTTACGGAGAACTGGGCAGCGGCAAGACCGTTTTTGTGAAAGGCGTTTGCCAGGGGCTCGAGGTCGATGATGAAATCACCAGCCCGAGTTTTGTCATTGCTACGGAATATCACGGTCGCCTGCCTGTTTCGCATATTGATCTCTACCGCCTCGACCCGATTGATGTACTGGATATGCATATTGAGGAATATTTCAGCAAAAGCGGGGTCACGCTGATTGAATGGGCTGATCGTTTGAAAAGAAAAGGCGGAGAAGGAATGCATATCAAGATAAGGATAACAGGTCCGAATAGAAGGGAGTTTGAAATTGAAGATTCTCGGCATTGAGACATCATCACCGTTGTTCTCTCTCTGCGTGACCGACGATGAAACTCTGATATATGAAGTCATAAAGAACCGGGAGATGGATGCGAAGACCAGGGATGCCGAATTCTTTCTCGAGGCGCAGAAGATTTTTCGCACTTTCGGTGGTGAAATCAAAGTGATCGTGGTGAGTATCGGTCCGGGGATGTTTACTTCTTTAAGAATCGGGCTCAGTCTGGCAAAGGCACTGGCATTCACCCACGACATTCCCATCGTCGCGGTGAACACCCTCGATATCATCGGTATACCGCTGTCGTTTTTACAGACTCCTGTTCTTGCAGCCATTAATGCATACCATCAGGAACTCTATGCAGCACAATACAGGAACGGAGAGCGTATCCTGGATT from candidate division WOR-3 bacterium includes these protein-coding regions:
- the tsaE gene encoding tRNA (adenosine(37)-N6)-threonylcarbamoyltransferase complex ATPase subunit type 1 TsaE → MELWRYIIIMSRKGDKFITESVEETIALGKEVAQRLNPGDVVYLYGELGSGKTVFVKGVCQGLEVDDEITSPSFVIATEYHGRLPVSHIDLYRLDPIDVLDMHIEEYFSKSGVTLIEWADRLKRKGGEGMHIKIRITGPNRREFEIEDSRH
- the tsaB gene encoding tRNA (adenosine(37)-N6)-threonylcarbamoyltransferase complex dimerization subunit type 1 TsaB, with the translated sequence MEGSLKLKILGIETSSPLFSLCVTDDETLIYEVIKNREMDAKTRDAEFFLEAQKIFRTFGGEIKVIVVSIGPGMFTSLRIGLSLAKALAFTHDIPIVAVNTLDIIGIPLSFLQTPVLAAINAYHQELYAAQYRNGERILDYMLTTATELNGLIQEQTLVVGSGVDLFKKVYPSGNAKFELIEGGFNIPLASNAVRLALPRISAKEYDNPETIEPFYIKKTDAERNYNKTHGT